Proteins from a genomic interval of Chlamydiota bacterium:
- the mutT4 gene encoding putative mutator protein MutT4: protein MRKEESFGIIPLRQQRKEWEVLLVEHLKGHWSFPKGHLDEGETPQITAERELMEETGLEVEKYLFPDVLKEKYFFFDKDEEVRKTAHYFVAMVKGQERPQPEEIKTCKWFSLQDGASACTYKNTRELVLDMIKLLEGL, encoded by the coding sequence ATGAGAAAAGAAGAATCCTTTGGTATTATTCCTTTAAGGCAGCAGAGAAAAGAGTGGGAAGTTTTGCTCGTCGAACACTTGAAAGGACATTGGAGTTTTCCAAAAGGACATCTGGATGAAGGAGAGACGCCCCAGATTACAGCAGAAAGAGAACTGATGGAAGAAACGGGCCTAGAAGTGGAAAAATATTTGTTTCCTGATGTGCTAAAAGAAAAGTACTTTTTTTTTGATAAGGACGAAGAGGTGAGAAAAACAGCGCACTATTTTGTGGCGATGGTCAAAGGACAAGAAAGGCCGCAGCCAGAAGAGATAAAAACCTGCAAGTGGTTTTCTCTTCAAGATGGGGCAAGCGCATGTACCTATAAAAACACAAGAGAGCTTGTGCTCGATATGATCAAACTTTTGGAGGGACTATGA